Within Amycolatopsis sp. cg5, the genomic segment CTCGAGCAGTTCTTGCTGCCCTGGCACGTGAGCCGCCGCGCGGACACCGCCGCCGTCGCCACCATCTGAAGGGAAGACCGATGAAGCTCCGCGTGTTCACAGTGGCCTTGCTGGCGTTGACCGCCGCCTGCGCGCCCTCGGTCGAGCCTTCGAAGGAGTCCACCGGTGACGGGCTCGACAAGGTCACCCTCACGCTCAACTGGTACCCGTACGGCGAGCACGCGCCCTTCTACTACGGCAAGAAGAAGGGCATCTTCGCCAAGCACAAGATCGACCTGAACATCCAGGCCGGGCAGGGCTCGCAGAAGACCGTGCAGGTGACCGGCGGCGGGCAGACCGACTTCGGCTGGGCGGACACGTCCGCGCTGCTCGGCGGGGTCGGGCAGGGCATGCCGGTGAAGAGCGTCGGGGTGTTCCTGCAGAAGACGCCGTCCTCGGTGCAGTTCTTCACCGACAAGAACATCACCAAGCCCGCCGACCTCAAGGGCAAGACCATCGCGTCCACCGCGGGCGACGCGCTGACGAAGACGTTCCCGATCTTCTTGAAGGCCAACGGGATGAGCGAGAGCGACGTCGTCATCCAGAACACCGACGCGGCCGGCAAGATCGCCGCGGTGCTCGCGAGCAAGACCGACGCGCTGCTCGGCTACGCCACCGACCAGGGCCCCACGATCGCCGAGAAGGCGGGAAAACCGGTTTCCTCGCTGAAGTACGCCGACTTCGGGCTGAGCTACTTCAGCAACGGCCTGGTGGCGCAGGACA encodes:
- a CDS encoding ABC transporter substrate-binding protein yields the protein MKLRVFTVALLALTAACAPSVEPSKESTGDGLDKVTLTLNWYPYGEHAPFYYGKKKGIFAKHKIDLNIQAGQGSQKTVQVTGGGQTDFGWADTSALLGGVGQGMPVKSVGVFLQKTPSSVQFFTDKNITKPADLKGKTIASTAGDALTKTFPIFLKANGMSESDVVIQNTDAAGKIAAVLASKTDALLGYATDQGPTIAEKAGKPVSSLKYADFGLSYFSNGLVAQDKTIADRKDLVRRMVAATTEAWTAASGDVPGAVEAMAGASEQLPSPKVLTDQFNATIQLLHTDATKSMPPGVNDESDWKKTITVFADAGLIKTAEAPSKYWDASFAVKG